Proteins from a single region of Pseudomonas sp. 10S4:
- a CDS encoding DUF6124 family protein, producing MFKVTPNPPEPRKGKLFTVSPDVDIEALLANASEDSLSISAIAADLADDVDGSRRCVALALSRMADGVHLLVERALDHLESPPIQTQPQA from the coding sequence ATGTTCAAGGTAACGCCGAATCCCCCGGAGCCCCGCAAAGGCAAGCTCTTCACCGTCTCCCCCGACGTCGACATTGAAGCCCTGTTGGCCAACGCCTCCGAAGACTCTTTATCCATCAGCGCCATCGCCGCCGACCTCGCAGACGATGTCGATGGCTCACGCCGTTGCGTCGCGTTGGCGCTTAGCCGAATGGCCGATGGGGTTCATTTGTTGGTAGAGCGGGCGCTGGATCACCTTGAATCGCCGCCGATTCAGACTCAGCCCCAGGCTTAG
- a CDS encoding tryptophan synthase subunit beta has translation MFYVQRDAQGQLVRVEAAAYAEATETLPADHHEIQAWYANEVMETSLKQLKQSDLEMIRVLDDLIQVLTSKGVIRVTDLPAAAQAKLMDRTQAREALGGLSHLIDDDETGLI, from the coding sequence ATGTTTTACGTGCAACGCGATGCGCAAGGTCAATTGGTGCGCGTGGAAGCCGCGGCCTACGCCGAGGCCACGGAAACACTGCCGGCTGATCATCACGAAATTCAGGCCTGGTACGCCAACGAAGTGATGGAAACCAGCCTCAAACAGCTTAAGCAGAGCGACCTGGAAATGATCCGGGTACTCGACGACTTGATTCAGGTGCTGACCAGCAAAGGCGTGATCCGTGTCACCGACCTGCCGGCCGCCGCACAAGCCAAACTGATGGACCGGACCCAGGCCCGGGAAGCGCTGGGCGGGTTGAGCCATTTGATCGATGATGATGAGACGGGGTTGATCTAA